A genomic window from Glycine max cultivar Williams 82 chromosome 17, Glycine_max_v4.0, whole genome shotgun sequence includes:
- the LOC100792630 gene encoding probable lipid phosphate phosphatase beta, whose translation MGHGPKPPPAAPPLLRRIHNLDHTISLYIHNLTRPIAPRPLLRFLELLADFRFFFPVSLALYLAAPSSSTLRSHLLLPLLLCSLLDLLFVALLKFLVRRSRPSYANHSQYNAVVSVDNFSFPSGHSSRVCFVASVFSLSRNSLLADLSRPRVAILVRRWFARDDALAVDLLLAAAWAWAVITVISRVALGRHYVIDVFFGACFGVLEAMFTFRVLDFQGLI comes from the coding sequence ATGGGCCATGGACCCAAACCCCCACCGGCCGCGCCACCGTTGCTCCGCCGCATCCACAACCTCGACCACACAATATCCCTTTACATCCACAACCTGACACGCCCCATCGCTCCACGTCCCCTCCTCCGCTTCCTAGAGCTATTAGCAGACTTCCGCTTCTTCTTCCCCGTCTCCCTCGCTCTATACCTCGCCGCCCCCTCCTCCTCCACTCTCCGGTCCCACCTCCTCCTTCCCCTCCTCCTCTGCTCCCTCCTTGACCTCCTCTTTGTCGCTCTCCTCAAATTCCTCGTCCGCCGATCCCGCCCCTCCTACGCAAATCACTCCCAATACAACGCCGTCGTTTCTGTCGACAACTTTTCCTTCCCTAGCGGCCACTCCTCCCGCGTCTGCTTCGTCGCCTCCGTCTTCTCCCTCTCCCGAAACTCACTCCTCGCGGATCTCAGCCGTCCACGTGTCGCAATCCTCGTTCGTCGCTGGTTTGCAAGAGACGACGCTCTCGCCGTTGATCTGCTCCTCGCCGCCGCTTGGGCCTGGGCCGTGATCACCGTCATTTCCAGAGTCGCTCTCGGGAGGCATTACGTCATTGATGTCTTCTTCGGCGCGTGCTTCGGTGTCCTCGAGGCGATGTTCACCTTTCGTGTTCTCGATTTCCAAGGTTTGATTTGA